In Cycloclasticus sp., a single genomic region encodes these proteins:
- a CDS encoding FAD-dependent oxidoreductase, whose product MANNFQFVDVPRIDPIKVPAGQRKQEFKEIYGEFGATQAADQADRCLHCGNPYCEWKCPVHNYIPNWLKLISEGKVIEAAELSHKTNSLPEICGRICPQDRLCEGSCTLNDEFGAVTIGSIEKYISDEAFKQGWRPDLSAVKSTGKRVAIIGAGPAGLGCADILARNGVKPVVYDRYPEVGGLLTFGIPPFKLEKSVVKNRREILEGMGVEFILGTEIGKDIPFQQLLDEYDAVFLGMGTYKFMKGGFPGEDLEGVHEALPYLVSNINRIMDLEGVNTIMGDQFIDMKGKRVMVLGGGDTAMDCNRTSIRQGALEVTCAYRRDEENMPGSRREVENAKEEGVNFLWNRQPVEIIGTDKVEGIKLVTTKLGEPDERGRRRPVVIEGTEEIVAVDNVIVAFGFQPSPSPWFADFAINQDERGRIVAPADGEFGYQTSNEKVFAGGDMVRGSDLVVTAVYEGREAAQGILDYLDV is encoded by the coding sequence ATGGCAAATAATTTTCAATTTGTAGATGTACCCCGCATTGACCCGATTAAGGTACCTGCAGGTCAAAGAAAACAGGAATTTAAAGAAATATACGGTGAGTTTGGTGCAACCCAAGCTGCTGATCAGGCAGACCGCTGTTTGCATTGTGGTAACCCGTATTGTGAATGGAAATGCCCAGTGCATAATTACATTCCAAACTGGCTTAAGCTGATTTCTGAAGGAAAAGTTATCGAAGCGGCTGAGTTGTCGCATAAAACGAATTCATTGCCTGAAATTTGTGGCCGTATTTGTCCACAAGATAGATTATGTGAAGGATCTTGTACGTTAAATGATGAATTTGGCGCGGTGACAATTGGCTCTATTGAGAAATACATTTCAGATGAAGCGTTTAAGCAAGGCTGGCGACCAGATCTTTCAGCAGTAAAAAGCACCGGCAAACGGGTAGCTATTATTGGCGCAGGGCCGGCAGGTTTAGGTTGCGCAGATATTCTTGCGCGTAATGGTGTCAAGCCGGTGGTCTATGACCGTTACCCAGAAGTGGGCGGCTTATTAACCTTTGGTATTCCACCCTTTAAATTAGAAAAAAGTGTGGTTAAAAACCGCCGTGAAATTCTAGAAGGCATGGGTGTCGAATTTATATTAGGTACAGAGATAGGCAAAGACATCCCTTTCCAGCAATTACTGGATGAATACGACGCGGTATTTTTAGGCATGGGCACGTATAAATTTATGAAAGGTGGCTTCCCCGGTGAAGATTTAGAGGGTGTGCATGAAGCGCTTCCATATTTAGTCTCTAACATCAATCGGATAATGGATTTAGAAGGCGTCAACACGATTATGGGTGACCAGTTTATCGACATGAAAGGTAAACGAGTAATGGTGCTTGGTGGTGGCGATACCGCGATGGACTGTAACCGTACCAGTATTCGACAAGGTGCGCTGGAAGTAACGTGCGCTTATCGGCGCGATGAAGAAAACATGCCTGGTTCTCGTCGAGAAGTGGAGAACGCCAAAGAAGAGGGAGTTAATTTCTTATGGAATCGTCAGCCTGTCGAAATTATAGGGACTGACAAGGTGGAAGGTATTAAATTAGTGACCACTAAATTAGGCGAGCCAGACGAGCGTGGCCGTCGTCGTCCTGTTGTTATCGAAGGTACTGAAGAAATCGTAGCAGTTGATAATGTGATAGTCGCGTTTGGTTTTCAGCCAAGCCCATCACCGTGGTTTGCTGATTTTGCTATTAACCAAGATGAGCGAGGCCGAATTGTTGCGCCTGCTGATGGTGAGTTCGGTTATCAAACTAGTAATGAGAAAGTTTTTGCCGGTGGTGATATGGTGAGAGGCTCCGACCTCGTGGTTACAGCAGTATATGAAGGCCGTGAAGCCGCTCAAGGCATCTTAGATTACCTAGACGTTTAA
- the hemE gene encoding uroporphyrinogen decarboxylase produces the protein MTTLKNDLILRTLRGENTERTPVWMMRQAGRYLPEYRATRAEAGSFLDLCKNAELACEVTLQPLERYPLDAAILFSDILTIPDAMGLGLYFAEGEGPRFERTVRTAADVDKLFVPDPNQELQYVMNAVSTIKKGLNGRVPLIGFSGSPWTLACYMVEGSGSKNFAHIKRMMYDTPELMHRLLEIISQSVISYLQAQIEAGAEIVMVFDTWGGNLTSTDYEIFSLAYSRKISQALQATNPDVPRMLFTKGAGVWLRTMADAGYNGLGVDWTTDLRFARELTQDKVVLQGNLDPTSLYANPNTIRQKVRNVLADYGQGHKHIFNLGHGILPDINPEHVTAMIDEVHQSSPAYHL, from the coding sequence ATGACGACTTTAAAAAATGATTTAATACTAAGAACGCTACGCGGTGAAAACACAGAGCGTACGCCGGTATGGATGATGCGCCAAGCGGGTCGTTACTTGCCCGAATACCGCGCAACTCGTGCCGAAGCAGGTAGCTTTTTAGACTTATGTAAAAATGCGGAGCTAGCCTGTGAAGTTACCTTGCAGCCACTCGAGCGTTACCCGCTAGATGCCGCAATTTTATTCTCAGATATCTTGACCATACCGGATGCGATGGGCTTAGGTCTATATTTTGCGGAAGGTGAAGGCCCACGGTTTGAACGCACGGTACGAACAGCAGCAGATGTAGATAAGTTATTTGTCCCTGATCCGAATCAAGAGCTTCAATACGTAATGAATGCCGTTTCAACCATTAAAAAAGGTTTGAATGGTCGCGTGCCCCTTATTGGTTTTTCGGGGAGTCCATGGACGCTTGCCTGCTATATGGTTGAAGGCAGTGGCAGCAAAAATTTCGCACACATCAAACGCATGATGTATGACACACCGGAATTAATGCATCGGCTTTTGGAGATCATTAGCCAATCTGTTATTTCTTATTTACAAGCGCAAATTGAAGCGGGCGCTGAAATTGTCATGGTGTTTGATACATGGGGCGGCAACTTAACAAGCACAGATTACGAAATATTCTCGCTGGCTTATAGCCGTAAGATTTCGCAAGCATTGCAAGCAACGAACCCTGATGTGCCTCGGATGTTGTTTACTAAAGGCGCGGGCGTTTGGTTGCGGACCATGGCAGACGCGGGCTATAACGGTTTAGGTGTAGATTGGACAACCGATCTAAGATTCGCACGTGAACTGACGCAAGATAAAGTTGTGTTACAGGGCAACCTCGACCCAACGAGTTTATATGCGAATCCCAACACCATTCGGCAAAAAGTGCGTAATGTATTAGCCGACTATGGGCAAGGCCATAAACATATATTCAATTTAGGCCATGGCATATTGCCAGATATTAACCCCGAGCACGTTACGGCAATGATAGATGAAGTACATCAAAGCAGCCCGGCATATCACTTATAG
- a CDS encoding SelT/SelW/SelH family protein, translated as MKPRVEILYCTQCRWLLRAAWLAQELLTTFEEELGGVTLVPASGGRFEINLMDSETTTLIWSRKQEGRFPEAKEAKQRIRDYLCPDRSLGHSDVKP; from the coding sequence ATGAAACCCCGTGTTGAAATCCTGTATTGCACACAATGCCGTTGGCTATTACGCGCAGCGTGGTTAGCGCAGGAGTTACTAACCACTTTTGAAGAAGAGCTTGGTGGGGTTACGTTAGTCCCTGCCAGCGGCGGTCGTTTTGAAATTAATTTAATGGATAGCGAAACAACCACATTGATTTGGTCACGCAAACAAGAAGGCCGCTTTCCCGAGGCGAAGGAAGCTAAGCAACGAATACGTGATTATTTATGCCCTGATAGGTCGTTAGGGCATTCTGACGTTAAGCCGTAG
- a CDS encoding transposase codes for MARLPRLVIPDQPLHIMHRGNNKQHIFNTEDDMVRIKEDISYGLKKSGCCLHAYVIMSNHLHLLVTPESKEQLAIFMQAMANRYVRYFNSLHKRTGTIWEGRYKSCLVDSDSYLFSLYKYIEMNPVKASMVNNASEYPWSSYPYNALGEPDKLITEHNLYTALGKTSELRCHSYKGLFERLDIDQQQKQITKATLAGEVFGNDRFHKKISLLVNRATRLCSHGGDRKSESYKNQAG; via the coding sequence ATGGCAAGACTCCCTCGACTCGTTATTCCTGATCAACCTTTGCATATTATGCATAGGGGTAATAACAAGCAGCATATCTTCAATACTGAAGATGATATGGTAAGAATCAAAGAGGATATCTCTTATGGTTTAAAGAAGTCTGGGTGTTGTTTGCATGCTTATGTCATCATGAGCAATCATTTACACTTACTGGTAACTCCCGAAAGCAAAGAGCAGTTGGCCATTTTTATGCAGGCAATGGCGAATAGGTATGTGCGATACTTCAACTCACTTCATAAGAGAACAGGTACTATTTGGGAAGGTCGTTATAAATCTTGTTTGGTGGACAGTGACTCTTATCTTTTCAGCTTGTACAAATATATTGAAATGAATCCTGTTAAAGCGAGCATGGTGAATAATGCTTCTGAATACCCATGGTCAAGTTATCCTTATAACGCTCTGGGAGAGCCTGATAAGCTAATAACTGAACACAATTTATACACTGCTTTAGGCAAAACCTCTGAGTTACGCTGTCATAGTTATAAGGGCCTGTTTGAACGGCTAGATATTGACCAGCAACAAAAACAAATAACAAAGGCAACGTTGGCGGGGGAAGTGTTTGGTAATGATCGTTTTCATAAAAAAATAAGCTTGTTAGTTAACAGGGCAACTAGACTTTGTTCTCATGGTGGAGATAGAAAGAGTGAATCGTATAAAAATCAAGCTGGCTGA
- a CDS encoding prepilin-type N-terminal cleavage/methylation domain-containing protein — MKKNMKKQQSGFSLIEVMLAVLILGIGILAVSKLQTSLLRSGADANNRAVAASIAQRKADDLRRFIHLSSSTPGIIWDNIGVDSDGLKHPASLAFEHIADNKGGRMQSGTATLGGQTYELTWTISNYHFDGAGTVATITTPASSTLKLAHVKVTWDGVGDTTNNVVSFDTALYGYNTKNTALAGTPASAGGGEIDLQSSADEVFDNGDGSSFGHEEIAPEISNKGSSILTRTVSTTFRTSDRVITSRDEFRTVACPCKNGTNNTEQIYYVPSWDNVKKERTDVQSLRNDTITQTAIAPLGGDASTIAGECTLCCEQGLGINGDPTETDKICRLKLIGGKLFMYDPWKAIAINVIPESYFTEGVSVSGQGTTGTTTTDANKSSYVNYLGTLIRQVLLNYTTTAELLALTTVDTTFPTASNFNDGSINHASFAGGASRKMQARVLYLDLPANGSYEGSTYTATNIPLERIPFFEFNFTQLVGWAPDVNLNYDDSTAIGDRSVGVDYVDNHDDMNGNTCATDSVSTSRAYITNEELTAKCDAVYTRGDLNPTSGGPTESVKAVIFTGNNGPVDRATNTSETIAISSMDITQ, encoded by the coding sequence ATGAAAAAAAATATGAAAAAACAGCAATCTGGCTTTAGTTTGATAGAAGTCATGCTGGCTGTGTTAATTTTGGGTATTGGTATTCTTGCTGTTTCTAAATTACAAACATCCCTACTAAGGAGTGGTGCGGATGCCAATAACCGAGCGGTGGCGGCCTCGATTGCTCAGAGAAAAGCTGATGATTTAAGGCGTTTCATACACCTTAGCTCAAGTACACCTGGCATTATATGGGATAACATTGGTGTTGATTCTGACGGTCTAAAACACCCCGCATCATTGGCATTTGAACATATTGCCGATAATAAAGGTGGGCGCATGCAATCAGGTACAGCAACGCTCGGCGGGCAAACATATGAACTAACTTGGACTATTTCAAATTATCATTTTGATGGCGCAGGTACTGTTGCCACAATTACTACTCCTGCCTCATCAACGCTGAAATTAGCGCATGTCAAAGTAACTTGGGATGGCGTGGGCGATACGACTAATAATGTGGTTTCATTCGACACTGCTTTGTACGGCTATAATACAAAAAACACGGCATTGGCTGGAACTCCGGCATCAGCGGGTGGCGGTGAAATCGACCTACAGAGCAGTGCTGATGAAGTTTTCGATAATGGCGACGGGTCAAGTTTTGGTCACGAAGAAATAGCTCCCGAGATCAGTAACAAGGGCAGTAGCATTTTAACAAGAACCGTTTCAACTACCTTTAGAACAAGTGATCGCGTCATTACATCGCGAGATGAATTTAGAACCGTGGCCTGCCCCTGTAAAAATGGTACAAATAATACCGAACAAATTTATTATGTTCCATCTTGGGATAACGTTAAAAAAGAAAGAACTGATGTACAAAGCCTCCGAAATGACACAATAACACAAACGGCTATTGCGCCACTCGGTGGCGATGCTAGTACTATTGCTGGCGAATGTACTCTATGCTGCGAACAAGGTCTTGGTATAAACGGTGACCCGACTGAAACAGATAAAATTTGTCGCCTAAAATTAATAGGTGGAAAGCTCTTTATGTATGACCCATGGAAAGCCATAGCAATTAATGTTATCCCTGAAAGCTACTTTACAGAAGGCGTATCTGTTTCTGGGCAAGGTACAACAGGAACGACGACGACTGACGCAAATAAATCCTCTTACGTTAACTACCTTGGCACGTTAATTAGACAAGTTCTCCTAAATTACACAACAACAGCTGAGCTTCTCGCATTAACTACCGTCGACACCACCTTTCCAACAGCTTCGAATTTTAATGATGGCAGCATTAATCACGCCTCGTTTGCTGGCGGAGCAAGCAGAAAAATGCAAGCTAGAGTGTTGTATTTAGACCTGCCCGCCAATGGGTCATATGAAGGTAGCACTTACACAGCCACTAATATTCCACTCGAAAGAATACCTTTTTTCGAATTTAATTTTACACAGCTTGTCGGCTGGGCTCCGGACGTCAACTTGAACTATGATGATTCAACAGCGATTGGTGACAGATCAGTAGGCGTTGATTATGTTGATAACCACGATGATATGAATGGCAATACTTGTGCTACTGACAGCGTATCTACAAGCCGTGCTTATATCACCAATGAAGAGTTGACTGCTAAATGTGATGCTGTTTATACGCGAGGTGATCTAAATCCAACTAGCGGTGGCCCAACTGAAAGCGTTAAAGCTGTAATATTTACTGGTAATAACGGGCCCGTAGATAGAGCTACCAATACTTCTGAAACTATTGCCATAAGTTCCATGGATATTACCCAATAA
- a CDS encoding PilX N-terminal domain-containing pilus assembly protein, whose protein sequence is MMKQINPQNSVNKQKGAAVLLVSIVLLIGVTLITIFAARVGVMDQRIAGNEYRHKEAFSAANAALDQGAAYLEENNELYESTHASWVACTGGLATKFPCQVVGSTVTDTYEFAYDGNLTTTNTIDPVETTVDLPNVASDSYMVFTTSVTIGNMITVLGTGESADGTGEAIAQLSYAKTTTIGIDRLPPVLAPVANLSGSFMIVADPQMNLIEGRECTDGRSAFEDPKNATDISVWTTTATGANGNWTTCLTGDYQNSLGEECADVYDDSTPHATWTSCTCNSVLSTGGGGGPADLDYDIRIEGSNSTTPFPASPLAYIFGTSDMGVISILADDSLTCAEAGANDYASQPFIFVTEDCSFSSIGTQLNPVFVVVNGDLTISNNSDIWGIMISNGNITFNGNPMVHGSVVSEDPTNLTNGNYTQVFDWCVGSNLIKSINEPKLLKVKYSWRNFIP, encoded by the coding sequence ATGATGAAGCAGATTAATCCACAAAACTCCGTCAACAAACAAAAAGGTGCGGCTGTTTTACTCGTATCCATTGTCCTATTGATAGGCGTCACGTTAATCACCATTTTCGCCGCGCGAGTAGGCGTGATGGATCAACGCATTGCAGGTAATGAATACCGCCATAAGGAAGCCTTTTCCGCCGCTAACGCTGCTTTAGATCAAGGCGCAGCTTATCTTGAAGAAAATAATGAACTATATGAATCAACTCATGCGTCATGGGTGGCTTGCACGGGTGGCTTGGCCACAAAGTTCCCTTGCCAAGTTGTTGGCTCAACCGTAACCGATACTTACGAATTTGCCTATGACGGCAACCTAACCACAACAAATACCATAGACCCCGTTGAGACGACTGTTGACCTTCCTAATGTGGCTTCTGACAGTTATATGGTTTTTACCACCTCTGTGACAATAGGAAACATGATCACAGTGTTAGGAACAGGGGAAAGTGCGGATGGCACGGGTGAGGCGATTGCCCAACTTTCTTATGCAAAAACCACCACTATTGGTATTGATAGATTACCTCCTGTTTTAGCTCCGGTTGCCAATTTAAGTGGTTCTTTTATGATCGTTGCCGACCCTCAAATGAACCTCATAGAGGGTAGGGAATGTACAGACGGACGATCTGCTTTTGAAGACCCAAAAAATGCGACCGACATTTCTGTTTGGACGACGACGGCAACGGGCGCAAATGGCAACTGGACAACTTGTTTAACGGGTGATTACCAAAATTCCTTAGGTGAGGAATGCGCCGATGTATACGACGATTCCACCCCCCATGCCACTTGGACTAGCTGTACATGTAATAGCGTTTTAAGTACAGGTGGTGGCGGCGGCCCAGCCGATTTGGATTACGATATTCGCATTGAAGGCAGTAACTCAACAACACCCTTCCCAGCCTCACCTTTAGCTTATATTTTCGGCACATCAGATATGGGCGTAATCTCGATCCTCGCTGACGATAGCCTTACGTGCGCAGAGGCTGGTGCCAACGACTATGCGAGCCAGCCTTTTATTTTTGTTACCGAAGACTGTAGTTTTAGCTCTATCGGCACCCAGCTCAACCCCGTTTTTGTCGTGGTTAACGGCGACCTTACTATATCTAATAACTCCGATATTTGGGGAATTATGATTAGTAATGGCAATATTACTTTTAATGGTAACCCGATGGTTCACGGGTCCGTGGTTTCAGAGGATCCTACGAATTTAACTAACGGTAACTACACGCAAGTTTTTGATTGGTGTGTAGGCAGCAATTTAATTAAGTCCATAAATGAGCCAAAGCTTTTAAAAGTTAAATATAGCTGGCGAAATTTTATTCCCTAA
- a CDS encoding prepilin-type N-terminal cleavage/methylation domain-containing protein: MFNQKQAGLTLIEMMIALVLGLFVTAVIITVFSTNVRSSTENIKMIRLNQELRGVMTMMADELKRAGYSANPSVSVFMDDLNFTSTCSRYSYDDDADGVQDADEKFGFRLNDSKVQWSRNATGTGCTGGTWNSLTTLGIASITTLDFDITGSVNTGGVSGVTALTTTTGVSVYDVTITLTGITDLPHSSDANDPRRTVTETIRIRNEDPKD, from the coding sequence ATGTTTAATCAAAAACAAGCTGGCTTAACCCTCATCGAAATGATGATAGCACTGGTGCTTGGGCTATTTGTTACTGCTGTCATCATTACTGTTTTTTCAACTAATGTTCGCTCAAGCACAGAAAACATAAAAATGATTCGCCTTAATCAAGAATTAAGGGGTGTTATGACCATGATGGCAGACGAGTTAAAAAGAGCTGGCTATTCCGCTAACCCCTCTGTGTCCGTTTTTATGGACGACCTTAATTTTACGTCAACTTGTTCGCGATACTCCTATGATGACGATGCTGATGGAGTGCAAGATGCTGATGAAAAGTTTGGTTTTAGACTGAACGATAGCAAAGTACAATGGTCTCGAAATGCTACAGGGACGGGTTGTACTGGGGGCACTTGGAACTCATTAACAACCCTAGGTATAGCGTCTATCACCACTTTGGATTTTGATATCACTGGCAGCGTTAACACAGGCGGGGTATCTGGTGTAACGGCTTTGACAACCACGACCGGTGTTAGTGTTTATGATGTGACCATCACATTAACGGGTATAACTGATTTACCGCATAGCTCTGATGCAAACGACCCAAGGCGAACTGTTACCGAAACTATCCGAATTAGAAATGAAGACCCTAAAGACTGA
- a CDS encoding GspH/FimT family pseudopilin, whose amino-acid sequence MDLKKNQNIQKGFTLIELLIVVVILGILVAIAAPSMFSILEGRKLKGAAENFQVDLMFIKTEAIKRNSPVRIQFKFDSVDTAKWCYGMKVNAACDCFENVATESDYCEIDDVKKVINRADYGDNVLIKDNDVNFGSDLVSFTPLRGHSNAGNVEFSLTDGRSIKTNVNVRGRATICSDSGMGFEDC is encoded by the coding sequence ATGGACCTAAAGAAAAATCAAAATATACAAAAAGGCTTTACGCTGATAGAGCTACTAATCGTCGTAGTGATATTAGGAATCCTTGTTGCTATCGCTGCGCCATCTATGTTCAGTATTTTAGAGGGGCGCAAGCTTAAGGGTGCTGCGGAAAACTTCCAAGTTGATTTAATGTTTATTAAAACCGAAGCAATAAAAAGAAACTCTCCCGTAAGAATTCAATTCAAATTCGACTCTGTAGATACAGCTAAGTGGTGTTACGGAATGAAAGTTAACGCTGCTTGTGATTGCTTTGAAAACGTCGCTACTGAATCTGATTACTGTGAAATTGATGACGTTAAAAAAGTAATCAACCGAGCTGACTATGGTGACAATGTGTTAATTAAAGATAACGATGTCAATTTTGGCAGTGACCTGGTTTCTTTTACTCCCCTACGCGGACATTCAAATGCCGGTAACGTTGAATTTTCCTTAACCGACGGTAGGAGTATAAAAACTAATGTCAATGTCCGTGGGAGAGCAACTATCTGCTCCGACAGCGGAATGGGGTTCGAGGACTGCTAA
- a CDS encoding type IV pilin protein has product MRTTPSNGFTLIELMIVVVIIGILAAIALPAYQSYSQKARRSDAKHALLDMQLEQEKWRANNIRYTSTLSDLGWATGNSLDGYYDLEITSSAANTYLLTADVDSSDLQTNDSECDSFTLDQNNDKKSYNASSAETASCW; this is encoded by the coding sequence ATGCGTACGACGCCTTCAAATGGATTTACTTTAATAGAGCTGATGATTGTAGTAGTAATTATTGGTATTTTAGCGGCGATAGCTTTGCCTGCTTATCAGAGCTATTCGCAGAAGGCTCGACGCTCGGATGCTAAGCATGCGCTGTTGGATATGCAGCTTGAGCAAGAGAAATGGCGGGCGAATAATATTAGATATACTTCTACACTCAGTGATTTGGGGTGGGCGACGGGTAACTCGCTAGACGGGTATTATGATTTGGAAATTACTAGTTCAGCAGCTAACACTTACTTATTGACTGCTGATGTGGATAGCTCTGACCTTCAAACGAATGATTCTGAATGTGATAGTTTTACGTTGGACCAGAATAATGACAAAAAATCCTATAATGCCTCTTCAGCTGAGACAGCTAGTTGTTGGTAA
- a CDS encoding PilT/PilU family type 4a pilus ATPase has product MDFDALLQLVVHKKASDLFITSGWAPTIKVNGVLQQVSKTRLSANQALDIVQSIMSDDQKQEFTDTKECQFAIQRPDIGRFRVSAFVQKDDAGMVLRRIETTIPTTQELNLPPILDELAMTKRGLIIFVGATGTGKSTSLAAMVGYRNRNSSGHIITIEDPVEYVHEHAGCVITQREVGIDTESYEVALKNTLRQAPDVILIGEIRSRETMEHAMTFAETGHLCLSTLHANNANQALDRIIHFFPEDAHKQLFMDLSLNLKAMIAQQLVPAIDGKTRKAVIEIMLNTPLASDFIRKGDIHKLKELMKNSTEQGMQTFDQALYGFYANGDISYENALAYADSSNEIRLMIKLGDAGVKSPSDDDGDNDGGMELIDNYDG; this is encoded by the coding sequence ATGGATTTTGACGCACTCTTACAACTCGTCGTTCACAAAAAAGCATCTGATTTATTTATTACCTCCGGTTGGGCGCCGACCATCAAGGTAAACGGTGTGCTTCAGCAAGTGTCCAAAACGCGTTTAAGCGCCAATCAAGCCTTAGATATCGTTCAAAGCATTATGTCCGATGATCAAAAACAAGAATTCACTGACACCAAAGAATGCCAATTCGCTATTCAGCGCCCTGATATTGGCCGCTTCCGTGTCAGTGCCTTCGTACAAAAAGACGACGCCGGGATGGTTCTTCGTCGAATTGAAACCACTATTCCAACCACCCAAGAACTAAATTTACCGCCCATCTTAGATGAGCTAGCCATGACCAAACGGGGCTTAATTATCTTCGTTGGTGCAACCGGCACAGGTAAATCAACCTCGTTAGCTGCCATGGTCGGCTACCGCAATAGAAACAGTTCCGGCCATATCATCACCATTGAAGACCCAGTGGAGTACGTACACGAACACGCAGGCTGCGTCATTACTCAACGTGAAGTCGGCATTGATACCGAATCCTACGAAGTCGCGCTAAAAAACACATTGAGGCAGGCACCAGACGTTATCCTAATTGGCGAAATTCGTTCGCGCGAAACCATGGAACACGCCATGACTTTTGCGGAAACTGGCCATTTATGCCTATCCACACTTCACGCGAATAACGCCAACCAAGCACTCGACCGAATAATTCACTTCTTCCCAGAAGACGCCCACAAACAACTGTTCATGGACTTATCGCTCAATCTAAAAGCCATGATCGCGCAGCAGCTAGTACCCGCCATTGACGGCAAGACACGAAAAGCCGTTATTGAAATAATGCTCAACACGCCGCTCGCCTCCGACTTCATCAGAAAAGGCGATATACACAAGCTAAAAGAATTGATGAAAAACTCCACCGAACAAGGCATGCAAACCTTCGACCAGGCGCTATATGGCTTCTACGCCAATGGCGACATAAGCTACGAAAATGCCCTTGCATATGCCGATTCAAGCAACGAAATACGCCTAATGATAAAACTCGGCGATGCAGGCGTTAAATCACCATCTGACGATGACGGCGATAATGATGGTGGAATGGAATTAATTGATAATTATGATGGTTAA
- a CDS encoding type IV pilus twitching motility protein PilT, giving the protein MDISDLLTFSTKNNASDLHLSAGLPPMIRVDGDIRRINMPELEHKEVHAMIYDIMNDKQRRDFEEFLEVDFSFELPGTARFRVNAFNQDRGAAAVFRTIPVDILSLEDLNCPQSFKEIINVPRGIVLVTGPTGSGKSTTLAALMDYKNNNVYEHILTIEDPIEFVHTSKKCLINQREVHKHTHGFSEALRVALREDPDIILVGEMRDLETIRLALTAAETGHLVFGTLHTSSAAKTIDRIIDVFPEGEKGMVRSMLSESLRAVIAQTLMKKIGGGRIAAWEIMTGTAAIRNLIREDKIAQMYSTIQTSRKDGMQTLDQHLTELVQAGIITRQDAKMKAVDKKAFS; this is encoded by the coding sequence ATGGATATTTCAGACTTATTAACTTTCAGCACCAAGAATAACGCGTCCGATTTACACCTGTCAGCCGGCCTGCCGCCTATGATCCGAGTTGATGGTGATATTCGCCGGATTAATATGCCAGAACTTGAGCATAAAGAAGTTCACGCCATGATTTACGACATCATGAACGATAAGCAACGGCGTGATTTCGAAGAGTTTCTTGAAGTCGATTTCTCGTTTGAACTGCCTGGAACCGCACGCTTTCGTGTTAACGCATTCAACCAAGACCGTGGTGCAGCAGCCGTTTTCAGAACTATTCCAGTAGACATTCTGTCGCTCGAAGATCTTAACTGCCCTCAGTCCTTCAAAGAAATCATCAATGTCCCGCGTGGCATTGTATTGGTGACAGGGCCAACAGGGTCAGGCAAATCAACGACCTTAGCCGCGTTAATGGATTATAAAAATAATAACGTGTATGAACATATTCTAACCATTGAAGACCCGATTGAATTTGTCCATACAAGTAAAAAATGCCTGATTAATCAACGTGAAGTTCATAAACATACGCACGGTTTTAGTGAAGCGCTGCGCGTTGCGCTTCGTGAGGACCCCGATATTATCCTTGTCGGCGAAATGCGAGACCTTGAAACTATTCGTTTAGCATTAACAGCCGCAGAAACTGGTCACTTAGTATTCGGCACCTTGCACACCAGCTCTGCCGCAAAAACTATCGACAGGATCATTGACGTATTTCCAGAAGGTGAAAAAGGCATGGTTCGCTCCATGCTGTCTGAATCACTTCGTGCGGTTATTGCGCAAACTTTGATGAAAAAAATTGGCGGTGGGCGTATCGCCGCATGGGAAATCATGACTGGTACAGCCGCGATCAGAAACCTTATTCGTGAAGATAAAATCGCGCAGATGTATTCCACCATTCAAACCAGCCGCAAAGATGGCATGCAAACACTCGATCAACACCTAACCGAACTTGTTCAGGCCGGTATCATTACAAGGCAAGACGCCAAAATGAAAGCCGTCGACAAAAAAGCGTTTAGCTAG